The following are encoded together in the Bradysia coprophila strain Holo2 unplaced genomic scaffold, BU_Bcop_v1 contig_94, whole genome shotgun sequence genome:
- the LOC119085507 gene encoding vacuolar protein sorting-associated protein 26-like — translation MNCPIKMEVGIEDCLHIEFEYNKSKYHLKDVIVGKIYFLLVRAFKIKHMEIAIIKRETTGSGPNTFTENETIAKYEIMDGAPVKGESIPIRVFLAGYDLTPTMRDINKRFSVRYFLNLVLMDTEDRCYFKQQEVTLWREADKSRKSALTSSNNPHVPSHLVGSDGEIMGTQNSAHQPNQDEDVPAGDNDPTMGLFTQESPQQPQNPISISDSNSNKERKN, via the exons ATGAATTGTCCGATCAAAATGGAAGTTGGCATCGAAGACTGTTTACACATAGAATTTGAGTACAATAAATCCAA ATACCACTTAAAGGATGTCATAGTCGGAAAGATCTACTTCCTGTTGGTACGCGCGTTTAAGATTAAACACATGGAAATAGCGATTATAAAACGGGAAACAACTGGATCTGGTCCGAACACGTTCACGGAAAATGAAACCATAGCCAAGTATGAAATAATGGACGGCGCTCCCGTCAAAG GTGAAAGCATACCGATCCGAGTGTTTCTGGCCGGTTATGATCTCACACCAACGATGCGTGACATAAACAAAAGGTTTTCGGTGAGATATTTCCTGAATCTGGTGCTGATGGACACGGAGGATCGTTGTTACTTCAAGCAACAG GAGGTAACTTTGTGGCGCGAAGCTGACAAAAGTCGCAAATCGGCCTTAACATCGTCAAACAATCCGCACGTGCCATCACATTTAGTTGGTTCGGATGGTGAAATCATGGGTACACAGAATTCGGCCCATCAGCCTAATCAAGATGAAGATGTTCCTGCTGGTGACAATGATCCGACGATGGGACTGTTCACTCAGGAAAGCCCACAACAACCACAAA atccaatttccatttcggATTCGAATAGTAataaagaaaggaaaaattaa
- the LOC119085508 gene encoding vacuolar protein sorting-associated protein 26-like has product MSLSPTTFKVEIPFVYFQNYFGFGQSADVDIVFDGAENRKLAEVKTEDSKKEKYLLYYDGETVSGKVNVTLRKPGSKLEHHGIKIELIGQIELYYDRGNHHEFTSLVRELARPGDLIQNTSYPFEFASHLRCMWAQMCG; this is encoded by the exons aTGAGTCTGAGTCCAACCACATTTAAAGTCGAAATTCCGTTCGtctattttcagaattatttCGGATTCGGTCAATCCGCCGATGTGGACATCGTATTTGATGGGGCGGAAAATCGTAAATTGGCCGAGGTGAAAACAGAAGACAGCAAAAAGGAAAAGTATCTGCTGTACTACGACGGTGAAACGGTGTCCGGCAAAGTCAATGTAACGCTACGGAAGCCGGGCAGCAAACTCGAACACCATGGTATTAAGATCGAATTGATTGGACAAATTGAACTGTACTACGATCGTGGTAATCATCATGAGTTCACATCGTTGGTGAGAGAACTGGCCCG ACCCGGCGATTTGATCCAGAACACTAGTTATCCGTTTGAATTTGCAAGCCATTTGAGGTGTATGTGGGCTCAAATGTGCGGTTGA